The following coding sequences lie in one Arachis hypogaea cultivar Tifrunner chromosome 9, arahy.Tifrunner.gnm2.J5K5, whole genome shotgun sequence genomic window:
- the LOC112710252 gene encoding asparagine--tRNA ligase, cytoplasmic 2 codes for MAIIPRQQDPQLQSQPSLLPFKYSHRVLLKTLLDRQDGGRGFAGQRVLVGGWVKTSKEVKKPLPPPAPAASVPHEERFIDREKKGDKDISCVEMLQSRIPLIRSIWEVFGGGGYGRSHAPSRKRIESAPPKPATPPSPPQLSTAYLLITDGSCVASLQVVVESSVAQPSNLLPTGTCILVEGQIERPATEGKHVIELKADKVLHIGTVDVDKYPLSKKRVPLEMLRDFPQFRPRTTTVATVMRIRNALSFATHSFFNGQGFLDVHLPIITTTDCEGFGKLFQVAGLEQKADKQKLSTIHETDGVSLDIVKAAAKEKSNIVETLKRTESNREALAAAVQDLRKTNELVSQLEAIEKKNLKSLSSKDEVVDASRDLFLTVSGRLHLESYACALGNVYSFGPRFQADKTDSAKHASEMWMVEVEMAFSQLRDAMNCASDYFNHLIMYVLETCHEDMKFIAKRIDNACFTRLQQTASGFPEMLSYNEVIDILRKVEDKKFETNFKSGVALTAEHLSYLVDTIYKKPVMIYDYPKEAKPFYCRLNDNGRTVAAFDLVVPKVGTIISGSQNEERINIINSRINELALPREKYEWYLDLHRNGTAKNAGFTLRFDLMVLFITGLTNVRDVIPFPRSYGKANN; via the exons ATGGCCATCATACCTCGTCAACAAGATCCTCAGCTTCAATCTCAACCGTCCCTCCTACCTTTCAAATACTCGCACCGCGTTCTCCTCAAGACGCTCCTGGACCGCCAGGACGGCGGACGGGGTTTCGCAGGCCAGCGCGTCCTGGTTGGCGGTTGGGTGAAGACTTCCAAGGAGGTTAAGAAACCGTTACCGCCGCCAGCTCCGGCGGCTTCTGTGCCACACGAAGAGAGGTTTATTGATCGTGAGAAGAAGGGAGATAAGGATATATCGTGCGTTGAGATGCTTCAGTCTCGGATTCCTCTGATTCGATCTATTTGGGAGGTTTTCGGAGGGGGCGGTTACGGGCGTTCGCATGCTCCTTCTCGCAAGAGGATCGAGTCCGCGCCTCCTAAGCCTGCAACTCCGCCGTCGCCGCCGCAGCTTTCTACTGCGTATCTCCTCATCACTGATGGTTCCTGCGTAGCTAGCCTTCAG GTTGTTGTTGAGTCCTCAGTAGCTCAACCCAGCAATCTCTTGCCTACTGGAACCTGTATACTAGTCGAAGGTCAAATAGAAAGACCAGCAACAGAGGGAAAGCATGTTATTGAGCTCAAAGCTGACAAAGTTCTTCACATTGGGACAGTAGATGTTGACAAGTATCCATTATCAAAGAAGAGAGTTCCACTGGAGATGTTAAGGGACTTTCCCCAGTTTCGACCGCGTACAACAACG GTGGCAACTGTCATGCGTATTCGCAATGCTCTGTCGTTTGCAACCCACTCATTTTTCAATGGTCAAGGATTCCTTGATGTGCACTTACCAATTATAACCACCACAGACTGCGAAGGATTTGGCAAATTGTTCCAGGTGGCCGGCCTGGAACAGAAAGCTGACAAGCAGAAGCTTAGTACTATCCATGAGACTGATGGTGTTAGCCTTGATATTGTGAAGGCAGCTGCTAAAGAGAAGAGCAATATAGTTGAAACTTTGAAAAGGACCGAGAGCAATAGGGAAGCTCTGGCTGCTGCAGTTCAAGATCTGCGAAAAACAAATGAACTGGTATCACAGTTGGAAGCCATagagaagaaaaatttaaaatcctTATCATCGAAGGATGAGGTGGTTGATGCTTCTAGAGATTTGTTCTTGACTGTCTCCGGTCGCTTGCATCTGGAGAGTTATGCATGTGCTCTTGGAAATGTCTACTCCTTTGGACCAAGATTCCAGGCAGATAAAACAGATTCGGCCAAGCATGCTTCAGAAATGTGGATGGTTGAGGTTGAAATGGCTTTTTCGCAGTTGCGG GATGCCATGAATTGTGCTAGTGACTATTTCAATCACCTCATTATGTATGTTTTGGAAACATGCCATGAAGATATGAAGTTTATTGCCAAAAGAATTGACAACGCCTGCTTCACTCGTCTTCAGCAGACTGCGTCAGGTTTTCCTGAAATGCTTTCCTACAATGAAGTCATAGATATTCTAAGAAAG GTTGAAGATAAGAAATTCGAAACAAATTTCAAATCAGGTGTTGCACTCACTGCAGAACACTTAAG CTATCTAGTGGACACCATCTACAAGAAGCCGGTTATGATATACGATTATCCGAAAGAAGCTAAGCCGTTTTACTGTCGCCTGAATGATAATGGAAGAACCGTAGCTGCATTTGATCTGGTTGTGCCAAAG GTTGGAACAATAATTTCAGGTAGCCAGAATGAGGAAcgaattaacattataaattccAG AATCAACGAGTTGGCCTTGCCGCGAGAGAAGTACGAATGGTACCTTGATCTTCACCGAAATGGAACTGCGAAGAACGCTGGTTTCACTCTGCGGTTCGACCTTATGGTCCTCTTCATAACTGGTCTTACCAATGTTAGGGATGTTATCCCTTTCCCAAGAAGCTATGGCAAAGccaacaactaa
- the LOC112710250 gene encoding septin and tuftelin-interacting protein 1 homolog 1: MDEDQEMERFEMDNDFEEGQWINGEFYYKKRKEKRTQTRDDVLYGVFAGSDDDDDDDYSSKKRRKDLSKKQDLTKPVNFISTGTFMPNQDVDNNRDSKEHGEKDGYVSEDRPGLGLGMGSASTSGAGLGFTSSNGDRNNGSDENIDDGDDHNFLPTAFGKKIKEGAMRREREREREKLEKKRGQRQSSDQDGFGNAGKFYNNGIGMKLLEKMGYRGGGLGKNEQGIVAPIEVKMRAKNSGIGFSDAREVPPPLLPVLQQQNKSTVGAVQPAASRTKERLWSKQSRLKKKKEEEVYVTAEELLASKQEQNLEVVQKVYDMRGPQVRVYTNLSDLNAEEKAKEEDVPMPELQHNVGLIVGLAEADIQEIDRDLRRERETALSLKKEKEKLESEAAFQKRQLDNMEEIMSVLDEVAEESTSGTLTLDFLARCFTDLHERYADSYKLCNLSCIACSYALPLFIREFQRWDPLRNPSRGLELVSTWKTLLQGEECLDIWDVSSPYTQLVSEVVLPAVRISGINTWQPRDPEPMLRFLDLWEKLLPPSVLTAILDNIVLPKLSAAADTWEPHQETIPIHTWVHPWLPRIEHKLEGIYQVIRFKLSSVLGAWHPSDASTYTILSPWKTVFDAVSWEQLMLRFIVPKLQLVLQEFEVNPASQKLDQFFWVIKWASVIPIHIMVDMMEKFFFTKWLQVLYHWLCSNPNFEEVMKWYNGWKELIPEELLANESIRFQINRGLDMMSQAVDGMEVVQPGLKENISYLRVREQRQFEAQQKAASYAQQQAAAALSGATADGVHDLSLKEVIEAHAQHHGLLFKIKPGRMHNGHQIYGFGNVSIIIDSLHQKVYAQHEETWSLESLQGLLELHNKSLGKRH, from the coding sequence ATGGACGAGGACCAAGAGATGGAGAGGTTCGAAATGGACAACGATTTCGAAGAAGGCCAGTGGATTAACGGCGAATTCTACTACAAAAAGCGCAAAGAAAAGCGTACTCAGACCAGAGACGATGTCCTCTACGGTGTTTTTGCCGGCTCCGACGATGACGACGACGACGATTATTCCAGCAAGAAACGCAGGAAGGACCTTTCCAAGAAGCAGGACCTCACCAAGCCGGTAAATTTTATTTCTACTGGAACTTTTATGCCGAATCAAGATGTTGATAACAATAGGGATTCTAAAGAACATGGTGAGAAAGATGGTTATGTTAGTGAGGATAGGCCAGGTTTAGGTCTTGGAATGGGATCTGCTTCCACTTCAGGTGCTGGTTTAGGGTTTACTAGTAGTAATGGTGATAGGAATAATGGTTCTGATGAGaacattgatgatggtgatgatcaTAATTTTTTGCCTACGGCTTTTGGGAAGAAGATTAAGGAAGGGGCGATGCGGAGGGAGAGGGAAAGGGAGAGGgagaaattggagaagaagaggGGTCAGCGTCAGAGTTCGGATCAAGATGGGTTTGGTAATGCGGGGAAATTCTATAACAATGGAATAGGGATGAAGCTGTTGGAAAAGATGGGTTATAGAGGGGGCGGTCTTGGAAAGAATGAGCAAGGTATTGTGGCTCCTATCGAGGTGAAAATGAGGGCTAAGAATTCAGGTATTGGTTTTAGTGATGCAAGGGAGGTGCCGCCACCACTGTTGCCTGTTTTGCAGCAACAGAACAAAAGCACGGTGGGAGCAGTGCAGCCTGCGGCTAGCAGAACAAAGGAGAGGCTGTGGTCAAAGCAGTcacggttgaagaagaagaaagaggaggaagtGTATGTTACTGCTGAGGAGTTGTTGGCAAGCAAGCAAGAACAGAATTTGGAGGTTGTTCAGAAGGTTTATGATATGAGGGGGCCACAAGTTCGGGTTTATACAAATTTATCTGATTTAAATGCTGAGGAGAAAGCAAAGGAGGAGGATGTCCCAATGCCGGAACTTCAGCATAACGTTGGATTGATTGTTGGGTTGGCGGAGGCTGACATTCAAGAGATTGATAGAGATTTGAGGAGAGAAAGGGAGACAGCTCTCagcttgaaaaaagaaaaagagaagttaGAATCTGAAGCAGCATTCCAAAAGCGTCAACTGGATAATATGGAGGAAATAATGAGCGTCTTGGACGAAGTAGCCGAAGAGAGCACTTCAGGAACACTAACATTAGATTTCCTTGCTAGATGCTTCACTGACTTGCATGAGAGATAtgctgatagctacaagttgtgTAATTTGTCCTGCATTGCTTGCTCATATGCTCTTCCTTTGTTTATTAGAGAGTTCCAACGTTGGGATCCTCTTCGAAATCCATCTCGGGGGTTGGAGTTGGTATCTACGTGGAAGACCTTGCTTCAAGGAGAAGAATGTCTTGATATATGGGATGTTTCATCACCTTATACACAATTGGTTTCGGAAGTTGTGTTGCCAGCCGTCAGAATATCTGGAATCAATACATGGCAGCCACGGGATCCTGAGCCAATGCTACGATTTCTTGATTTGTGGGAGAAGTTGCTTCCTCCTTCAGTCCTCACTGCCATATTGGACAATATAGTCTTGCCAAAATTGTCAGCTGCTGCAGATACTTGGGAACCACATCAAGAGACCATTCCTATCCACACTTGGGTGCATCCATGGCTACCAAGGATAGAGCACAAGTTGGAAGGCATTTACCAGGTCATTCGTTTTAAATTGAGTTCTGTTCTTGGTGCCTGGCATCCAAGTGACGCCTCTACATATACCATATTGTCTCCGTGGAAGACTGTCTTTGATGCTGTAAGCTGGGAACAACTTATGCTTCGATTTATTGTGCCTAAGTTGCAACTTGTCTTGCAAGAGTTTGAAGTCAATCCAGCAAGTCAGAAGCTCGATCAGTTTTTTTGGGTAATTAAATGGGCTTCTGTGATTCCAATTCATATCATGGTGGACATGATGGAGAAGTTCTTCTTCACAAAGTGGCTTCAGGTTTTGTATCACTGGTTGTGCTCAAATCCTAACTTTGAAGAAGTTATGAAGTGGTATAATGGATGGAAGGAGCTTATTCCAGAAGAACTATTGGCAAATGAAAGTATCCGATTCCAGATTAACCGTGGTTTAGATATGATGAGTCAGGCTGTTGACGGAATGGAGGTTGTCCAACCTGGTTTGAAGGAGAATATCAGCTATCTTCGGGTACGTGAGCAACGACAATTTGAGGCTCAACAGAAAGCAGCAAGCTATGCTCAACAGCAAGCTGCTGCAGCATTGAGTGGTGCCACCGCAGATGGTGTGCATGATTTGAGCTTGAAAGAAGTCATTGAGGCTCATGCCCAGCATCATGGTTTGTTGTTCAAGATTAAGCCTGGTAGAATGCACAACGGTCACCAAATATATGGGTTTGGTAATGTCAGCATAATAATAGACTCGCTACATCAGAAGGTATATGCTCAACATGAGGAAACATGGTCCTTGGAATCTCTTCAAGGATTGCTAGAGTTGCATAATAAATCCCTTGGTAAAAGACACTGA